ATGCCTATGGCGCCCAGGCCGTCCAGACGGTCGGCGTCCTGGACGATGCGGGCCTCGAGCGTGCGCGCGGTGACGCGGGCGCTGAAGCTGTGGGCCTCGATGGCGTGGGCGATGTCCGGAAGAAGCTCTGCCGGATACCCGGCCTGGCGCAGGAAGCCCGTCGCCGCCTCGGCTGACAGGCGCGACGCGGACGAGCGGCGGGGATCGTCCTTGGGCACGGCGACGAGGTCATGCAGCCATGCCGCGGGGAGCACGACATCGAGACGCCCGCACTCGACGGCGCAGAGCGCTTTGGCCGTGTGCACGACGCGGCGCACGTGCAGGATGTCGTGGGCGGGGTCCGCGGCTGCGGCTTCGGCCAGGGCCGCGGTGAAGCGCTTCTCCCAGGCCGCGGCCGCCTCCGGTGACATGGTCGGGGACATGTTCGGAGCCTGGCTCGGGGGGCTGACCCTGTCGTGCATCATGTTCTCCATTGTTCGTCAGTGCGGGGCGTGCGGACAGTGCTGCTAAAGGCAGAAGGGTCTCTCCTTCGCGCGGTTTGTGCAGTGAGGAGCCGTGTAGCAGATGTGGGGGAAAAGACAAAACAGGGGTGAAAAAAGGGAGGAAAAGGCCCCAAAACACCGAAAAGGCTGACTTGTGGCGCTTGATTTTTTTGGTTTGAAGCCTATCTGCTTGTTTTCTCGTTAGAAATTTTTTCCCTTATATGCTTGCCTTCTTTGAAAAATAGCTTATATGCTGCTGGTAACCTAGAACGAGCATGACTCTTGTTTGATCCTGGACCGTAGCGGGTGCTTGGCTCCAATGTGATGAGAACGGAACATGCCAAAGATTGGAGTTCAAGTACATGTCGAAGAAACTTTACGTCGGTAACCTGCCTTTCTCCGCCACCAACGATGAAATTCGCGATCTCTTCGCCGCCCACGGCGAAGTCATCAGCGTGAACCTCATCAACGACCGCGAGACCGGCCGCCCCCGTGGCTTCGGTTTCGTGGAGATGGACGAGGCCGGTGCCCAGGCTGCCATGCAGGCCCTGAACGGCGCCAACCTCGGCGGCCGGACCCTGAAGGTCAACCAGGCCGAGGAGAAGCCGCGTACCGGCGGCGGCCGTCCCAACCGCTGGTAGGAATTCCTGCCCGCGCCGGGAGGCCCGTGGGACGAGCGGCCTGGCCGCAACGCACTCGTGCGGTCCCACTATCCCGATAAAGCGTTCGCCTGTGAAGGCCGGAGGTTGCACAACCCCCGGCCTTTTTTTCGCCTCCTCGGCGGAGGAGCTCCCGCCGGACGGCTGGCCTGCCGGGCGCATTGTGCCCTGACTGCCCCTGTGCTACCTCGAAAAAAGGCGGACATCGGAGGAACCCGGTGCCTCCCTTGCCGGACCGAGGGGACGTTGGCGGAACCCCGCCCGGGCCCGAAGGCCGTCGAGCGATACGATAAGAGGAGCGTTCCCCGTGTACCACTGGCTCAGGACCCTGCTCGAACTGCTTCCCCTGGCCGTCTTCGCCCTGACCTGGCGCCTTCCGGAAACCCTCGAGCCGGACGGCTGGATACTTCCCTACAGCCTGGGCGCTTTGTGCGCCTTGGCCTGCATCACGGTTCTTCTCTGGCGCAAGGTGCTGCTCGACCGGATCCTGCTCGGCATGAACCTCTCCATCGTTCTGGGGGCGCTCGGACTGTTCGGCGGCACGCCCGGTCTGCCGCATCTCATGGCAGACATCCGCGGCGCGGGCTTTTTCGTGATCATCCTCATGACCGCGGGCGTGACCTACCTCATGCGCCCGGCAGCGCTGCTGGACATGGAAAGCGTAAAGCGCGGCGCGAGCGAGCCTTGGGACCGGTACATGCTCTTCGCGACCTTCGCGGCCTTCGTCCTGGCCTTCGCCCTGCGCGAATCCCCGGTCCTTTCGGCCATGCTCCTGGGCGGCCTCTTCGTGGTGCGCGCCAGCCTGCGCCAGGTGGCCGAGCAACGGGCCTGAGCCTTTTCCTTCCAGTCTTTCCGCCTCTTCTGAAGGCTGAACGCATGAAAAAAGGGGAGCGGCCGCGCGGCCGCTCCCCTTCGTTTCGGGCAGGTATGGCTTCGTCCGCTGCTAGAGCAGGTTCAGGTACGGCATGGCCGCGTAGACCAGGGTGCCCAGCACCAGCACGTAGCAGACGCAGACCGCGATGGTGCGGTTCATGATCTTGCCCTCGGAGCCCGTGAGTCCCGTGGCCGCAGTGGCCACGGCGATGGACTGCGGAGAGATCATCTTGCCCGCGGTGGCTCCGGCGGCGGAGGCGGCCACGATCCAGGACTGGTTCATGCTGATGCGCTGCGCGACCTCCATCTGGAGCTGTCCGAAGAGGACGTTGGAGGAGGTGTCGCTGCCGGTCACGAAGGTGCCGAGCGCGCCGAGCAGGGGGGAGATGAGCGGGAAGTAGCCCTTGGTGGCGTCGGCCACGGCCACGGCGATGGTGTTGATCATGCCGCTGGTGGCCATGACCTTGGCCAGGGCCACGATGGAGACCACGGTCACCGTGGAGTAGGTGAGCTTGCGCATGGTCTTCCAGAGGACGCCGCTGATCTCGCCGAAGGAGACGCCCTGGATCATGCCGCCCAGGTAGGTGGCGATGAGAATGAGAGCGCCGGGAGTGGCCAGCCACTTGAAGGTGTAGGGCTTGTCCCCGTAGATGACCACGGAGGTCTTGACCGCGCCCAGGGCGTGCTGGACGACCGGGAAGAGGTTGCTGCACAGGATGATGAAGGCGAAGACCAGGATGTAGGGCAGCCAGGCCTTGAACTTCACGTGCGCGGGCAGGGGATCGGTCTCTTCGGCCGCGGACTCGCGGTGGAAGAGGCGGGCCCAGACGATGGTGGCCAGCATGCTGCACACGCTGCCGATGAGGCAGGGCAGCTCGGCGCCCATGTACTTGGCGGTGTAGAGCTGGGGCAGGGCGAAGGCCAGGCCGGAGACCAGCGTGGCGCCGAACACGCCCTTCAGGCCCTTGAAGCCCGCAGTGAGGATGACGAGAAGGAAGGTGATGAGGATGATGAAGCCGAAGAGCTGCACGGCGGTGTAGTAGCTGAGCAGGGCAACGGGCAGGCCGGTCACGTTGGCCATGGTGACGATGGGAATGCCGATGGCGCCGAAGGCCGTGGGCACCGTGTTGGCCACGAGGCAGATCACGGCGGCGAAGATCGGGTCGAAGCCCATGGCCGCCAGGATGCTGGCCGGGATGGCCACGGCCGTGCCGTAGCCGGCCACGCCCTCGAGGAAGCCGCCGAAGCCCCAGGCCACGATGAGCACCAACAGGCGTTTGTCCGTGGTGATGTTCGAGAGCATGCGGGTGATGATGTCCATGCTCCCGGTATGCTTGGCCAGGTCATAGGTGAAGACCGCGGCCACGATGACGATCATGATCGGCCACAGGGCCAGCGCGCCGCCCTCGACGGCGGCGAGTCCGGCATCGGCCATGGGCATGTGCCACCAGCCGAACACGGCCAGGACCAGGGTGCCCAGCAGGGTGGCCGCGCAGGTGCGGTAGGCGGGGAGCTTCAAGACGACGAGGGAAAAGATGAGCCAGACGATGGGCGCGAGCGCCGCGACGAGTTTCAGGTGTTCCATGTGCGAGATCCGGTCCTTCCTTTGTTCAGTTTGCGCATTGCCGCACCCGCCGGAGGGCGTAGACACATGTCGTCCCGTGCGCTCGTTTTAATTGATTAATCAATCAATTAATACTGATTGCTTCATCAATCATTCGGTTGGGGGAGGTACCATTGGCTCCCTCTACAGTCAAGAATGCGTTCATTTCATGCCGAGCAGCGCAAGGGCATCGACAAAATGCGGCAGTTTGATGAGGGGCCTCTCCGGCGGAACCAGGGCATGGATCGGCAAGGAGAAGAGGGGAGGGGAGCCACTGGACATGCCGCTGATCGGCTGCTGCGCAAGTATCGAGCTCGTTCTTCGTGTGCTCCGGGCTCCCCAGAGCCCCAAACAATACAAGAAGCCCACGGGTTTAAACCCGTGGGCTTCTTGTATTGGCTCCCTTCGCGAGGGTGCCGAAATCCATGCGGAAGTTGAAATGGTGGAGGCGGCGGGAATTGAACCCGCGTCCGAGAACGCTTGGACGGAGCATCTACAGGCTTAGATTGGGTTTTGTCGTCATTCCCTGGAACGCCCCCACTCACGGCAACCAGGAAACCTAGACCGTCTGTTGTTTCGCTCTCCGGGCAACGGACCGACTCGTTGAGCTAGTCAGATGTTTTTTTGCGCCGAAACGGGTTATCTGGCGTCCACCGTTTCAACGTGACCGCAACTAAGCAGCCAGGGCGTAATCGTAGTCGTTGGCGACTATTTCAGGTGCCGCTTTTAACGAGGCCAGCGGCGCCTCGGCCTGCAACTCCGGCCTCGACTGTCCCCGTCGAAACCGGTGCGCCCCCACAAGGACGCTCAAGGCGTTCAAAGAGCGCTGTCCATCTACTATAATGCCGCGCGGCCGGATGGCAAGGAGCATGTCCCGCCGAATTGCCCGCCGCGGGAACGAAAACGGCGGACCGTCGCCGGTCCGCCGAGTATCGTCATGTGGTAGCTAGGGAGGGACTTGAACCCCCGACACTGCGGGTATGAACCGCATGCTCTAACCAACTGAGCTACCTAGCCACACGCGGGAGAGGCTTCATAGCTGGATTCAAAATGCTTGGCAAGAGGCAGGTGCCAAGATTTTCGCGAAAAGGCGAAGTTCCTCTCGAAAAAGCTTCATATTTCCTAGGAAGGCCAGAAAAGGATCACCAGCGGAGCCAGGATCAGGCGGTAGACGGCGAAGGGGCGAAGCGTCCAGCGCTGCAGGAGCCCGATGAAGCATTTCACCGCGGCCCAGGCGGCGAAGAAGGCGACCACGAAGCCGACGGCCAGGAAGACGAGGTCGGACGAGGTGTAGAGCGCCCAGGTCTTGTAGAGCTTGTAGCCCGTGGCCGCGATCATGATCGGCACGGCGGCGACGAAGGAGTATTCGGCGGCCACCATGCGGTCGGCGCCGCAGATCATGCCGCCCATGATCGTGGCGGCCGAGCGCGAGAAGCCGGGCCACAGGGCCAGGCACTGGAACATGCCCACGGCCAGGGCGAAGCCCGAGGTCATGTTGTCTATCCGGAAGAGCCGCGGCTTGTGCTTCCGCCCCTCGACGAGGAGGATGAGCACCGCGCCCACAGCCAGGGAGATGGCCACGGAGTGCGGATTGAAGAGCTTCGTCTCGATGAATTTGTGGGTCAGGAGGCCGATGACCGAGGCCGGAAGCGAGGTCAGGAAGAGCAGCCAGAGGCCGCGGACGCCGGAGAACGCCTGTCCGCGCTCTGGCAGGACGAGGCCCCGGAAGCGCTGCCAGTAGATGACCACCACGGCCAGGATGGCGCCGAGTTGGATGATGACCTCGAATGCGTCGATCTTGGCGCCCGAAAGTCCCAGCAGGGAACTCGTCAGGATGAGGTGGCCGGTGCTGGAGACCGGCAGGAACTCGGTCAGCCCTTCGACCACGCCCAGGATGGAGGCGGAGAGAATCGTGGACATCGGGACTCCTTGGCGCGAGTGCGCGGTTGTGCGGATGCGTGCGAGTTGCAGAGGAGGGCAAGGTGGTGTACCTCTTGCCCCGGCCGGACCCGCGAGAGGCGGTCCCGCAGGGAGGTTTCGCTATGGCCACCATAGTACCGCAGTCCGAACTGCACCGCAAAGCGGTGGAATGGATATCCCGAGGCCTGCAGGAAGGCAAGGACCTGCGCGCGCTCATCGCCGAGGCGGGCATGCGTTTCAACATGAGCCCTCTCGACGTGGAGGCGCTGGAACGCCTGTACAAGGACGACCTTCTCAAGCTGAAAGGCACCCGTAGCTGATCCGCGTGTTCGCATTCCGCAAGATCCATTGGCAGATCCTCAAGGAGCTGGCCACTTCCTTCGCGCTGAGCCTCGGCGCGCTGCTCGGTCTCATCCTCATCGGCCGCATGCTCCAGCTCAAGGACCTCTTTCTTTCCCAGAATCTGGGCTTCCTGGAGATCCTCGAGCTCTTCGGCTACCTCACGCCGTTCTTCCTGCTCCTGCTCCTGCCCATCGCCTGCATGCTCGGGGTCTTCCTGACCTTCCTGCGCATGAGCACGGACAACGAGCTGCTCGCCCTCAAGGCCGGAGGCGTCAGCCTCTACCAGCTCCTGGCCGCGCCGCTCGTCTTCTGCGTGCTGTGCACGGCGGTGGATTTCGGGGTCTCCTTCTGGGGACTGTCGTGGGGCATGGACAACTTCAAGAGCACGGTCCTCGAGCACGCCCGCTCGCGCACGCAGCTCGTGCTCCAGCCGGGCGTCTTCAACCGCGAATTTCCCGGGCTGACGCTGTTCGCGCAGCAGGTGGACCCGGGCGGCAAGGGGCTGCACCAGGTCTTCGTGCGCGACGAGACCAGGGCGAACGTGCGCGCCACCATTGTCGCCCCCGAGGGGCAGGTAGCCACGGACACGGCGCTCGGCCAGATCATCTTCCTTCTGCACGACGGCCACATCTATCGGCAGACCGGCGACAAGTTCGACGTGTTGGGCTTCAACGTCTACGCCGTGCGCCTGGACCTCTCGAAGCTCCTCGGCGGCTTCCGCCTCGACAGGGACAAGCCCAAGGAGATGTCGCTCACCCACCTCCTGGCCCTGCAGCACGACCCTTCCATCAAGAAGAAGGACGACGGCGTTTACCTCAACAAGGTGAGGGTGGAGATCCAGAAGCGCTTCGCCCTGCCCGCGGCCTGTTTCGTGCTCGGGCTCTTCGCCCTGCCCGTGGCCTTCTCGTTCCAGGGACTCAAGCAGCATCTCGGCCTGCTCTTGGCGCTCGGCTGCTTCCTCGTCTATTATACAATGCTCTCGGTCGGCCTTTCCCTGGGTGAGACGGCGAGCCTCGACCCGCGCGTGGGGCTGTGGGTCCCCAATGCCGTCTTCCTGGTCGTGGCGGGAATCGGCATCCGCATGGCGGGCAAGGAACGCTATCCACACCTCTTCGACTGGCTGGCCCATCTGCGCCAGCGGTTCGGAAGGAAGGCGGCGGCCGCATGATCAGGACGCTCGGGCGCTATCTCCTGCGCAACAACCTCTTCCTGATCCTCGTGTGCATGGGGGTGGGAGTGGTCGTCTACCTGCTCTCGGACATCTTCGACCGGCTGGACGACTTCATCAACGCAGGCCTCGGCCTGATGGTCATCATCACCTATTTCGGGGCCAAGATTCCGCTCATCCTCTCGCAGATCATGCCTGCGGTCTTTCTCATCGCCCTGGTGGTGCAGCTCTCCCTCATGGAGCGCAGCCGAGAGCTGCTTGCGCTGCAGACCGGCGGCATCTCCTACGGACGGCTGGCCGCCTTCTTCGTCGTCTACGCCATTCTCTGGTCGTTCTTCCAACTCGGTTTTTCGCAGTATTTCGGCGTGATAGGTGAGCAGATATCCAGCCGGATCTGGGCCGAGAAGGTGCGTGAACGGCAGATAGACACCAACCACGTCGACAACGTCTGGTTCAGGGACAACAATTACATCATCCACTTCGGCGAAGCCAACGCGGGCAGGGGAGAAGGGCGCGACATCACCATCTGGCAGATCTCCAAGGATCACCAGTCCCTCATCTGGATGGCCCAGGCGCCCCAGTTCTCCGTGACCGCTGGCGGCTGGACCCTGTATCGCGCGAAGACCGTCGAGCTCTCCAACTTCCAGACAAGGCTCGTTCCGGCCATGTCCGTGAACGTCGAGCAGGACCTGAAGGCCTTCACCGTGACCACCCAGGGCACGAATCCTGCCGAGCTGCCCGTTTGGCAGCTACGGAGCGCCATCCGCGACCTGCAGCGATCAGGCTCGAACGTGGAGGAATTGAAGACCGCCTATTACGGGAAATGGGCCTACGCCTTCTCCATCCTGACCATGGCGCTGCTGGCCCTGGCCGTGAGCAGCTACCGACGAAACATCTACGTCAACATCACGGTTTCGCTGGTCATCACCTTCGCCTTCTACGGCCTCATGGTCATGGGCAACACCATGGGCGCAAAAGGCCTCGTCCCGCCCCTGGTCGGAGCCTGGGCGGGCAACCTGGCTATGATGCTGGCTTCCGTGTCCCGTCTGGTCTGGGTGACCTCGAAACGCTAGGAGCGGCGACGGCCCGGCGGGAACCTGTCGCCTGTTCGGGAACCGATCAGGGCGTGCCGCCGTCTGTTTCGACCGCCGCGTCGTCCGCTGCCGGCATGTCGCAGGCTTCTCGCAGACGCTTCCACAGCGACTCGGTGCCCTTGCCGCTCACGGCGGAGAAGAGGAGGGGGGAGACGGTGGAGCGCATGAGGTCGCGCCACTGACTCTGACGCCGCGCGAGGTCGCGTTGCGAGCACTTGTCGGCCTTGGTCAGCACGGCCAGGGCGGGCACGCCGCTCTGCCGCAGCCAGGAGACCATCTCCATGTCCAGGGCCTGGGGATCCAGGCGGCTGTCAAGGAGCACGGCCACGGCCTTGAGTCCGGGCGCGTCCGCGAGATATTTCTCGATCAGCTCCGCCCACTTGGCGCGCTCGACCTTGGAGGTGCGGGCGTAGCCGTAGCCGGGCAGGTCCACGAGATAGTAGCCGTCCGGCTCCACGCGGTAGAAGTTGATGCTGCGCGTCTTGCCCGGGGTGGCGCTGATCTTGGCGAGCTTCTTGGCCCCGGCGAGGCGGTTGATGAGCGAGGACTTGCCCACGTTGCTGCGGCCGGCAAGGGCCACCTGGGGCGCGTCGAGCGGCGCGTCGCGCAGCTGGGCAGGGGTGTAGACGGTGGAGACGAGAGTCAGGCTTGGCGGCATCTTGAATATTCGGGTAAGGGTTGATACATGGCCTGTGGCGTGTGGCCGGGCCAACCTTGTCCCGTTTTTCCGCAGGCCAGTCAAGCCGATGGAGAGGCAGCTTCCGTGGCGAACTACAAATTTCTGATCATGAACGGCCCGAATCTGGGGCACCTGGGCGAGCGGCAGCCCGAGATCTACGGCAGCCGCGGCATGGAGGCGCTCCCCGCGCTGGTGGAGCGGCTTCTCGGCCCCCGCGCCCAGGACGTGCGCCTGGACCACTTCCAGGCCAACGGCGAAGGCGCGCTCATCGACCGCCTCGAGCAGGCCAGGACCGACGGCACGCACGGCGTGGTGCTGAACGCCGGGGCCTACACGCACACGAGCCTGGCCCTGGCCGACTGCCTAGCCTGGATCGGGCTGCCCTGCGTGGAAGTCCATCTCTCCAACGTCCTGGCCCGGGCGGACGAGCCGCTCAGGAAGAAGAGCTTCATCGGCAGGCACTGCATCGGCGTCATTGCCGGGTTCGGCATGACGAGCTATGCCCTGGGTGTCCAGGCTCTGCTGCAACATATCGAAAAACAATAGGTTCTGGAGGATACATGCTTTCGACCACCGATTTCCGTCGCGGTTTGAAGATCGAGCTGGAGGGCGTTCCCTACGAGATCGTCGAGTTCCAGCATTACAAGCCCGGCAAGGGCGGCGCCATCGTCCGCACCAAGCTGAAGAACGTGCTCAACGGCCGCGTCGTGGAGCGCACCTTCCGCTCCGGCGAGAAGGTGGACAAGCCCGACCTCGTGGCCCAGGACATGCAGTTCCTCTACCATGAGGGCACGGACCTCGTGTTCATGGACATGAGCTCCTACGAGCAGGTCCACGTGCCCGGAGACACCCTGGCCGAGAAGGGCGGCTACCTGCTGGACGGCATGGAGATCCAGGCCCTGCTCTACAACGGTCAGATCATCGACCTGAACCTGCCCGCGAGCCTCGTCTACGAGGTGGTCGCCACCGAGCCGGGCGTGCAGGGCGACCGCGTGGGCAACGCCACCAAGCCCGCCACCCTGAACACGGGTCTGACCGTTCAGGTGCCCCTGTTCGTCAACGAGGGCGAGCAGATCAAGGTGGACACGCGCACCGGCGCATACATCAGCCGGGCCTAGGCGGCGTCCGGTAGGATGCGCGGCATCATGCAGGCAAAGGACTCGACGCGACACGTGAGCCGGACGCAGGTCCGGCTCCGTCGCTTCCAACGGATCAGGCCGGCCGTGGACCACGTGTCCTCGGCGGCGCAGCGGTCTTCCGCGCAGGGCGGCGTCATGCCGCGCGCGGACGTCCCACTGGGAGGGTAGGGCTACGCGGGAACGCACGCTCCTGGGCGAAATTCTGGCGCTGGCCTTCTTCTTCTGGGCGGCCTTTCTGGCCGTCAGCCTCGTGGGCTACTCGCACCTGGACCCGAGCTTCAACCGGGTCGTCAGCCAAGGCCATCAGCTTCACAACCTGGCCGGCCTCGTGGGGGCGTACACCTCGGGGCTGATGGTGGACATGTTCGGCGTGGCCGCCTGGTGCTGGCCCCTGCTGAGCCTGTACCTCGCGACGCTCTGCCTCACGGACCGCTTCGCCCTCGTCTGGTGGCGCTGGATCGGCATCGCCGTGGTCTGCTGCGCGGTCATGACCTGGGCCGAGTCGCAAACCTTCGGATCCATCCTGCGCACGGGAGACGTGGCGGGCGGCGGCTTCTTCGGCAGCCAGCTCTACCACCTGTCCGAGGCCTTCCTGCGTCCCGTGGGTGCGGGGCTCCTCTGGTTCTTCCTCTTCGTGGCGGGCCTGCAGATGGCCACGGGAATCTCCTGGGCCTCGGTGCTCAAGCATCTGCGCGGCCAGGCCATGGACATGGCCAGCAAGCGCAAGGAGCGCGCGGAGCGGCGCGAGCGCCGCAGCGTGGAGGTCGTCGAGCAGGAGGCCATCGAGGCGGCGCCCGCGGGCAGGCGCAAGCTGGACGACGAGGGACTGGAGAACCTGCCCTCGGTACGCGCCTTTCACGGGCGCGGCATGCCGTCCGCGCCGGAAGCGGGCATCCCCGTGGTCGTCCCCGCTCCCGCCGCAGCCCTGGACGAGCTCGTGACCCGCAGACGGCCCGAGCCGCCTGTCGAGCCCGATGAGCCGGACGACGAGTCCTCCGTCCTGCCGTGCGAGGAAGATGACTTCGCTTTTTCCGCGTCCTCTGATGACGAAGCCGATGAGGCGACGGACGAAGAGGCGGCGAAGGAGGCGGAGGGCGCCTACGACATGGACGCCATTCCCGGGCCGGTCTCCCTGCCCGAGCCCGTGTCGATCCCGGAGCCGGAGTTCGCCTTCGACGACGGCGAGGATGCGCCCCCCGAACCCGCCGAGTCCGCCGGAGCCGAGGATGAGTTCTCCTTCGAGGAGGAGGCTCCTCCCGCGGCGCCGAAGGCTGCCGCCCGGCCCAAGGCCAAGCGCTGCAAGACCCCGGCCCTGCCCAAGCTCGACCTCCTGACGCCCGTTCCCCAGAACACCGGTGGCTACGACGCGGCCAAGCTGAAGGCCATGGCCGTGAA
Above is a genomic segment from Desulfovibrio sp. X2 containing:
- a CDS encoding HD domain-containing protein; protein product: MMHDRVSPPSQAPNMSPTMSPEAAAAWEKRFTAALAEAAAADPAHDILHVRRVVHTAKALCAVECGRLDVVLPAAWLHDLVAVPKDDPRRSSASRLSAEAATGFLRQAGYPAELLPDIAHAIEAHSFSARVTARTLEARIVQDADRLDGLGAIGIARCFATTGVLGRPFYSEDDPFCETRPPDDGLYAVDHFYTKLFRTAETLTTEAGRAEGRLRAEEMRRYLSALARELG
- a CDS encoding RNA-binding protein; protein product: MSKKLYVGNLPFSATNDEIRDLFAAHGEVISVNLINDRETGRPRGFGFVEMDEAGAQAAMQALNGANLGGRTLKVNQAEEKPRTGGGRPNRW
- a CDS encoding L-lactate permease; translated protein: MEHLKLVAALAPIVWLIFSLVVLKLPAYRTCAATLLGTLVLAVFGWWHMPMADAGLAAVEGGALALWPIMIVIVAAVFTYDLAKHTGSMDIITRMLSNITTDKRLLVLIVAWGFGGFLEGVAGYGTAVAIPASILAAMGFDPIFAAVICLVANTVPTAFGAIGIPIVTMANVTGLPVALLSYYTAVQLFGFIILITFLLVILTAGFKGLKGVFGATLVSGLAFALPQLYTAKYMGAELPCLIGSVCSMLATIVWARLFHRESAAEETDPLPAHVKFKAWLPYILVFAFIILCSNLFPVVQHALGAVKTSVVIYGDKPYTFKWLATPGALILIATYLGGMIQGVSFGEISGVLWKTMRKLTYSTVTVVSIVALAKVMATSGMINTIAVAVADATKGYFPLISPLLGALGTFVTGSDTSSNVLFGQLQMEVAQRISMNQSWIVAASAAGATAGKMISPQSIAVATAATGLTGSEGKIMNRTIAVCVCYVLVLGTLVYAAMPYLNLL
- a CDS encoding undecaprenyl-diphosphate phosphatase produces the protein MSTILSASILGVVEGLTEFLPVSSTGHLILTSSLLGLSGAKIDAFEVIIQLGAILAVVVIYWQRFRGLVLPERGQAFSGVRGLWLLFLTSLPASVIGLLTHKFIETKLFNPHSVAISLAVGAVLILLVEGRKHKPRLFRIDNMTSGFALAVGMFQCLALWPGFSRSAATIMGGMICGADRMVAAEYSFVAAVPIMIAATGYKLYKTWALYTSSDLVFLAVGFVVAFFAAWAAVKCFIGLLQRWTLRPFAVYRLILAPLVILFWPS
- the lptF gene encoding LPS export ABC transporter permease LptF, producing MFAFRKIHWQILKELATSFALSLGALLGLILIGRMLQLKDLFLSQNLGFLEILELFGYLTPFFLLLLLPIACMLGVFLTFLRMSTDNELLALKAGGVSLYQLLAAPLVFCVLCTAVDFGVSFWGLSWGMDNFKSTVLEHARSRTQLVLQPGVFNREFPGLTLFAQQVDPGGKGLHQVFVRDETRANVRATIVAPEGQVATDTALGQIIFLLHDGHIYRQTGDKFDVLGFNVYAVRLDLSKLLGGFRLDRDKPKEMSLTHLLALQHDPSIKKKDDGVYLNKVRVEIQKRFALPAACFVLGLFALPVAFSFQGLKQHLGLLLALGCFLVYYTMLSVGLSLGETASLDPRVGLWVPNAVFLVVAGIGIRMAGKERYPHLFDWLAHLRQRFGRKAAAA
- a CDS encoding LptF/LptG family permease — encoded protein: MIRTLGRYLLRNNLFLILVCMGVGVVVYLLSDIFDRLDDFINAGLGLMVIITYFGAKIPLILSQIMPAVFLIALVVQLSLMERSRELLALQTGGISYGRLAAFFVVYAILWSFFQLGFSQYFGVIGEQISSRIWAEKVRERQIDTNHVDNVWFRDNNYIIHFGEANAGRGEGRDITIWQISKDHQSLIWMAQAPQFSVTAGGWTLYRAKTVELSNFQTRLVPAMSVNVEQDLKAFTVTTQGTNPAELPVWQLRSAIRDLQRSGSNVEELKTAYYGKWAYAFSILTMALLALAVSSYRRNIYVNITVSLVITFAFYGLMVMGNTMGAKGLVPPLVGAWAGNLAMMLASVSRLVWVTSKR
- the yihA gene encoding ribosome biogenesis GTP-binding protein YihA/YsxC, producing the protein MPPSLTLVSTVYTPAQLRDAPLDAPQVALAGRSNVGKSSLINRLAGAKKLAKISATPGKTRSINFYRVEPDGYYLVDLPGYGYARTSKVERAKWAELIEKYLADAPGLKAVAVLLDSRLDPQALDMEMVSWLRQSGVPALAVLTKADKCSQRDLARRQSQWRDLMRSTVSPLLFSAVSGKGTESLWKRLREACDMPAADDAAVETDGGTP
- a CDS encoding type II 3-dehydroquinate dehydratase gives rise to the protein MANYKFLIMNGPNLGHLGERQPEIYGSRGMEALPALVERLLGPRAQDVRLDHFQANGEGALIDRLEQARTDGTHGVVLNAGAYTHTSLALADCLAWIGLPCVEVHLSNVLARADEPLRKKSFIGRHCIGVIAGFGMTSYALGVQALLQHIEKQ
- the efp gene encoding elongation factor P; its protein translation is MLSTTDFRRGLKIELEGVPYEIVEFQHYKPGKGGAIVRTKLKNVLNGRVVERTFRSGEKVDKPDLVAQDMQFLYHEGTDLVFMDMSSYEQVHVPGDTLAEKGGYLLDGMEIQALLYNGQIIDLNLPASLVYEVVATEPGVQGDRVGNATKPATLNTGLTVQVPLFVNEGEQIKVDTRTGAYISRA